Genomic DNA from Haloplanus aerogenes:
CGACGGGCGGTCCCGTGGTGACTGCACGGTCACGGTCGGCCATGGGCGCGGTGGCGCCCTATCGGTGATAAACGTCGGCGAGTGCGGCGCTCGTCGGGGTCGGGGTCGGCGTGACAGTGCCGTTCGGCGTCGCCGTTCCGTTCGTCGCCGTCTCGTTGCCGTTCTCGCCGCCAGTGTCTCCCGTCTCGGCCTGCGCCTTCACCCGCGGCGGCGCCCCCGGATCGACGACGACGTCGACGGACTCGCCACGCCCATCGACGGTGACGGTGTACTGGCGGTACGGCGAGAGCGTCCAGAGGACGCCGTCGTCGCCCGTCGTGCCGAGTTGTCTCGGCGTCCCCGTCTCGACGGCCAGCGAGATGGCGGCGTCGACCGGTTCGCCCTCGTCGTCGACGACGCGGATCTGTGAGGGGCCGCCGGGATACGTCTGGTTCACCACGACCCGGATGTTCTCGCCGGCCCGCTCGACCCGCTGATCCGCGACCATCGAGGCGAGCGGGCGGCGCTGGTGTTCGGCGTAGACGACGCGCGCGTTGCTGTCGACGAAGGCCGTCAGGTCGCCGCGACTGTGGGCGATGCGGACGGGGTAGGTCTCGCCGCCGCCGAACACCTGCGTCTGTTCGCGTGTCGTGTTCCAGATGACCGGATAGCTCGACGATACGATGTCGAGCGCCACCTCGAGTTCGATAGCGTCACCCTCGCCGTTCCGGAGGTCGCCGCGGTAGGATTCGCGGATGTACGTGTCGTCGAGGATGGTCGTTACGGTAACGCTCTGGGGGCCGGTCGCGATGTAGAATCGGTGGGGGGCGGCCTCGCCCCGGAGGACGGTCTGTGCGTGGGCCCGCACCGGCCCGGTGAACGCGGAGAGGCGGTTGCCGATGGAGGCCAGTCGGCCCCGGTTGATGTCGAATCCACGCGTGTCGGCGGCGAGCGCTTCGATCCGGCTCCGGCGGTCGTTGAGTTCCTCGGCCGCGATGCTGACACGAACGAGCGAGACGAGCAGTTCGCGCGCACTGAGTTCGCCGCGACCGTACGCGGCGACGGCGGCCGTCTGTCGCTCGTCGAGTTGGTCGACCTGCCGTTCGAGGTCGATCAGTGCCGTCCGGAGGCGATCACGACGATCTGCGGTCGTGTTGGCGGCCTCGACGCGTTCGACCATCGCGAGCGTCCGGAGGCGGTTGGTCGTCGCGTTCGTCGATAGCCCGAGTGCGGGGCCGAGATCGACGTACTGTTCCTCTACCCCCCACCGCTCGACCGATCCGGGCGGCACGTCGAGCACGTTGATCTGCTGACGGCCTGCTTGCCCGCTGGTCTGGGCGACGGCTGGCGGGAGGGCTGCGGGGGGTGGTGCGTCGCGTTCGGGGAGTGGGGAGGAGACGCCAGTGGGGTCGTCGGCCGTCGCGGCCGCCGAGCCAACCACCGACGTGGGGAGGCCGCCGGTCGCCCCGACCACGGCGGAGCAGACGAGGAGGGCGGCCGCGATGACGGGGAGGGCTCTCATCGCCCGGCGGTACAGCCGCCTGATACTAATAAGGTCCGTTGTACAAGTCGGGCCCGGCAGTTCTCCACGCCGACGGCACGGCACCCCGGGACGTCGGCACACCGGCTCTTATAAACTCGTCCTCCGTCTCGCATCTGACGGCCGCTATCTCCGCGACAGGGCCTCTCTGACGATGGAAAGCGTTTTCCCGTCCCATCGAGACGCACGAAGTAATGCGGATTGCCGCGTTCCTCTTCGCCCTCCTCGTCCTCCTCTCCGGGACGACCTCCGCGGTGGCGGCCGCCGGCCACGGGTCCTCCATCGCTCCCTCGGCTTCGGACCCGGTGGCGGCCACCGAGCGCCCGGCACTCGTGGGTCCGCCCGTCGCCCGTATCGAGGAGCCAGCCGTCACGGAACTCTACATCGAACCCGATCCGCAGGGGAGCGCCCGGTGGACCGTCTCGGTTCGGTATAATCTCTCGTCGTCCGCCGACCGTGCCGCCTTCGTCGAGTACGGCCGTGACTTCGAATCCGGCGACACCGATGTCGGCCTCGATCTGGCCTTCTTCCGAACGCTCGCCGACGAGGCGAGCCGTGCGACGGGGCGGGAGATGGCGATCCGGAACCCGACTCGGAACGCCACGGTGCAGAACGGCACCGGCGTCCTCAACCTCTCGTTCACGTGGACGAACTTCGTGACCAACACCGAAGGGGGCTTCGTGATTCAGGAGGCGGTGTTGATGCCGGACAACCGCACCTGGTTGGCGTCTATCGGCCCATCACAGCGACTGGTCGTGGAGACGCCAGAGGGGTATCAGGTGACCGACACGCGATTCGGCCTCGACAACGGGTCGGTCGTCATTCAGGGGCCGCACACCTTCCGGGACCCGCTCACCATCTCCTACCAGCAGACGGCCGTCGAGGAACCGGAGCCGGACCCCGGACCACCGTGGTCGCTGATCGCCGGGGTACTCCTCGTGGCGCTCGCCATCGTCGCGGTCGTCGCGTACGTTCCCTGGCGTCGACCGACGACCTCTCCCTCGGAGTCCGGCCCGCCCGGGGACACGGCCACGTCGGACGAGGGAGGGGCCGAGGCTGATGGCCCGCCAGATGGGGCGGCCGAGTCGGCAACCGGTAC
This window encodes:
- a CDS encoding DUF7096 domain-containing protein translates to MRALPVIAAALLVCSAVVGATGGLPTSVVGSAAATADDPTGVSSPLPERDAPPPAALPPAVAQTSGQAGRQQINVLDVPPGSVERWGVEEQYVDLGPALGLSTNATTNRLRTLAMVERVEAANTTADRRDRLRTALIDLERQVDQLDERQTAAVAAYGRGELSARELLVSLVRVSIAAEELNDRRSRIEALAADTRGFDINRGRLASIGNRLSAFTGPVRAHAQTVLRGEAAPHRFYIATGPQSVTVTTILDDTYIRESYRGDLRNGEGDAIELEVALDIVSSSYPVIWNTTREQTQVFGGGETYPVRIAHSRGDLTAFVDSNARVVYAEHQRRPLASMVADQRVERAGENIRVVVNQTYPGGPSQIRVVDDEGEPVDAAISLAVETGTPRQLGTTGDDGVLWTLSPYRQYTVTVDGRGESVDVVVDPGAPPRVKAQAETGDTGGENGNETATNGTATPNGTVTPTPTPTSAALADVYHR
- a CDS encoding helix-turn-helix transcriptional regulator: MRIAAFLFALLVLLSGTTSAVAAAGHGSSIAPSASDPVAATERPALVGPPVARIEEPAVTELYIEPDPQGSARWTVSVRYNLSSSADRAAFVEYGRDFESGDTDVGLDLAFFRTLADEASRATGREMAIRNPTRNATVQNGTGVLNLSFTWTNFVTNTEGGFVIQEAVLMPDNRTWLASIGPSQRLVVETPEGYQVTDTRFGLDNGSVVIQGPHTFRDPLTISYQQTAVEEPEPDPGPPWSLIAGVLLVALAIVAVVAYVPWRRPTTSPSESGPPGDTATSDEGGAEADGPPDGAAESATGTDAAESDETAPDEADEAGGIDPTLLSDEERVEHLLDQNGGRMKQAKIVQETGWSDAKVSQLLSTMADEGRVEKLRLGRENLISLPDEEP